The following are encoded together in the Labeo rohita strain BAU-BD-2019 chromosome 17, IGBB_LRoh.1.0, whole genome shotgun sequence genome:
- the znf365 gene encoding protein ZNF365: protein MQQKVCTRNTALFVKNGQACGAGAPPQLPFRCPRCGEHERFHSLSSLRAHLEYSHPFHTKHDISLLSTRDLSNTERMESCKTSNSDMHKVRDAGTNTNSTARGEHKHLFGADQTPSQQPTEQKLVPPERSLSVGDASAGAGPLSAPVASVEKRLEGMMRTANSSMERRLLRLSSELAQTDTAILCERAHSHHLAQEKQEVLERERALSRQVDAAVMVIATLRQQLSISEHELERREQEVITIQKFLEAAAQHEMCGKVRLRRFIENLLRRISLAERLLEYYQSAPHRHYCTAHSVPLPSELGPHRITQSRSSGDHLEQDEEQQLLGQSGWGLSKASSGRLGYDSWSQRRRSDGYEV from the exons ATGCAGCAGAAAGTGTGCACACGCAACACAGCGCTGTTTGTGAAGAACGGGCAGGCGTGTGGAGCCGGAGCCCCTCCTCAACTCCCTTTCCGCTGCCCACGATGTGGAGAGCATGAACGTTTCCACAGTCTTTCTTCTCTCAGAGCCCATCTAGAATACAGCCATCCGTTCCACACCAAACATGACATCAGCCTCCTATCCACGAGGGATCTCTCAAACACAGAACGCATGGAAAGCTGCAAAACCTCCAATTCTGACATGCATAAAGTACGTGATGCCGGCACCAATACTAACTCAACCGCGAGAGGAGAGCACAAGCACTTATTTGGCGCTGACCAAACTCCATCGCAGCAGCCCACAGAGCAAAAGCTTGTGCCACCGGAGAGGAGCCTCAGCGTTGGGGATGCATCGGCTGGAGCCGGACCCCTTTCTGCTCCAGTGGCATCAGTGGAGAAGAGGCTGGAGGGGATGATGAGGACAGCCAACAGCAGCATGGAAAGGCGGCTGCTGCGGCTGAGTTCAGAGCTGGCACAGACAGACACGGCTATCCTGTGTGAGCGTGCTCACTCGCATCACCTGGCCCAggagaaacaggaagtgctgGAGCGAGAGCGGGCGCTCAGCAGACAGGTAGACGCTGCCGTTATGGTGATCGCCACACTGAGGCAGCAACTCAGCATCTCAGAGCACGAGTTGGAGAGGAGAGAACA GGAAGTTATTACCATCCAGAAGTTTCTGGAAGCAGCTGCTCAGCATGAGATGTGTGGGAAGGTTCGTTTGCGTCGGTTCATCGAGAATCTCTTGCGGAGGATTTCCCTGGCAGAGAGACTACTGGAATATTATCAAAGCGCCCCCCACAGGCATTATTGCACAGCTCACTCT GTGCCTCTGCCATCAGAGCTCGGTCCACATAGAATAACACAAAGCAG GTCTTCAGGAGACCATCTTGAGCAGGATGAAGAGCAGCAGTTACTTGGTCAGTCTGGATGGGGACTGTCTAAAGCTTCTTCTGGAAGACTGGGTTATGACAGCTGGTCCCAGCGGAGGAGGTCAGATGGGTATGAGGTTTAG